ttacttttttaaatacaaaaataaaattgttatttgtacaaataacataattttacatgtTTCTTttgatatatactattattattattatatccaaatatttcatggcttaataaaataaaacatactattCACCAGGGGTCCACTATTGTTTGATATCCGTTGTGGACACGCGGCCATGCCCCCCTGCCACCTCTTAATCCGGGCTTGGCTGGTAGACAGTGGACCACGAGTTGTTCACCGAAAATCTTAAGattccaatttttttgttttacgtaTGGCGTCCAGGGCCACCCCACCTCTTCcccataattacaataaaacctCTCGTTCATCATCGGTTTTTTTTGCTACTCGTATAGTCGTATTATTGATaggtatttagtatattgctttaaaaatttacagtCGGTACTgtcatagattaaatatatttaatctatggtACTGGgtaagtatacaaaattataaaatataatttagctcGCGGAAGTATTGCGAAAGCTGTTTCCGCGGCGCCGTCgttacaaattgaaaaaatgtataatttattttatttgacttctaaataattgtttactatataatatatagccatataggcttacattcaatttttagtattaatgtactcgtataaatagtaaattaataaattatacaatttaatattttacatactgtaaatccttttttttcaatattttctgatAATACGACTTCTTCTGTATTCCAATCATACGTCCATACTCCCAGTTTAAAGGTGACGGATTAAAGTGGTTCCACTGTATGTCcatatgtattacatatattctatatttatttttttaacatttaattaaatgtagttTATATACTCCGTTTCATTAGAGAAGGTAGGTACACGTTTTTTCGTCTGTACACAACTTTCGCCCGGAGTGGCTAGTTTGTCGGGCGGTAAAGAATGGCAGACATTAACCTCCGTCAGTGGCGCCATTTGAGTTTTATAATAGCAGTACCAACATTTAAGCAGAACACTTTTTCAAAATAGTAGATACAGTCAATACAGATATGGTTTGTGTGTAAGTCGCTTGTATGGAGTTAAACTCTTGAagggtatattttaatgaattcaaattattcattaataatgtatttgcaTTTTGGTATGGatccaaaaatgtttagtataggtacttatatttaatcaatgcaatatttattccaaataaaattaatatattatatttatttattaacatattataacaaataataatacaatattccaTACAAAatgaattagttttttaaattaatgatgcTATTCTAGCTTATACCttctagtttttattttagaaaatctaTCTACTGCTTCGTCTGAATCTATTTTGATAGCATCTTCTTTTTCTATTGCTATGACCATTAAATCACTTAATCGTTTATCACCCAttgaagatataatattatactaaatttaaccGTAGGTAGTCTGTAACAACATCATAGAAATGttagaaatatagaattattctGAATTACAAGCATAACTGTACAATGGAATACCCATATACGTCGatacgtacctattatatatttatacataggaggtacctatttatactatattttgttatatcgcATTTATACCTACTAATGCAAAAAACATTATCTGGAAAGTTGGAAATAGCTTTGATCAATGATCATAGACGTATattgtagtagtagtagtacaTGCTATAATCTAataagaatctaaaaaataataaatattaataggtaaacatgtaaacatacataataatattatattatatatttatattttatacctaagcattatatagtattcataaaaattaataatatatattaatttttactcataAGGCCATAGGCCATCGCCCGTGCGCCGTCGGTGCATTGTAAATTTGAATCCAGACCAATAAGACTAGGAAAAAAATAGGAGAGTCAAAGTATACTCTACGCCCCCCCTCAAATGGCACCCCTAGCCCCCATGCTATTGAAAGCGGTAGATGGATGCACTACTCGTGTACCTTCTCTCAAGAAATGGAGTATAGACTCAGAGACTAATACTCTATTACTgtgaatgaaaattataaattaatattgttataattatttatgaatactgACTACtaggttattaatattttgctaGAAGAAAGTAGAATTTACTTTAGATTCAAAGAGAGTAAAAGGCCGGAAGACCTACTGAAAGTActctataaaagaaaaaagaaaaaaaatctagctagcattattgtaataataaatgtaactcAAAATTACATTGACATATACtaacataaaaaagtaaataaataataataatgtaaatatttcaatgtataattatgtaattgactacgtatagtataaatcacattgttataaagatatttacctttttaaatttaacttacccaaattatatagaatatttgaatgtaaataaacatcatatattatgtaaatataattattaattagtataggtataaaaaatatgctttttaAACGAATATTTAATAGTGCGCCTAAAAAAAGGGAACGTAGTGAAAACGCGCACTACGGATTCTAATCGAATTCGGGTATTACTACCCCAGCTCAGTTAGGATTTTGAAATATGCAGCCCGCGGCCTACACCAAAAAAATACAGCCTCTTACATAATACCACCCTAGGCATAAGCCTGtgtatttaagaattaaataaatttcattattacctaaattagataattaaatattcaatcagTGTCTATGTGAAGACaagattgttttattaaattttatttctatgtttTGGACCTCAATTGCCTCCAGCTACAATACCAAATCTATTGGGTCCTAAAAGTATATCAACATTATGCACTATATGTGACAAACACATTCGTACAAATATATCAAAGAAAACTAAATCTTCTGCTAAGTGGAGTTGTTTACTGACGAGTATCTGTGCGTAAGTATtacaaaacttataatttttattattataaattatagaaaatttagtcaacattttgttatttatgcaGTATGATCACAGTTTCAGATAATACTCAATATTTTGGTcagatgataatttatttttttatttttgttaattttcattttaatacccctagatctaaaaaaaaaacttatttcaaTACAAAGTCATctggtcaaaatatttagtattacttGCAATCACCGTATTCACACTGTATAATGTAAacatgtattgttttataattgtttagtatttttactaaattaaaagcatttttttaaacaagcaAATAGTGTTTAATCCTTtctatgtacaattatattatatttttaagctttcTAATTCCTTGGTGCATGAACTCTTACAATGTTGTCGACCATGAGTGCCCACAATGTAACACTATTTTGGGGCAGTACACACCATAAACTAAACTTCAACAATATAGTCGTACCGCTTATACCATACTTTTTTaactacttttattattatttattaaaaacgacaattgaataaaagtaattttcaatttttcatgtaatatgatatttgaatatttctataaaaaaaagaatgaaatgtgttttttatttttctattttctatttaagcatataatagcagtatatttaaaaataaggtaccataatattatttttccactgattatgaaaaataaatatttttaattgaacaatatgatatgatgttaaatgtattttctttttgtatttattattacctactgttctacaacaatttaatattattatagtttgtaaaatgtatattgttttgttaatgaattaaaataatgattttactataatagaagtattaatttgttcagagatgtattaatttatattttttataatgttagtaCTTCTGAAAACGTTAAATACTATAGTTAAAATAGAGtagtttttttacaaattgtgATATCCAATaccattattttagaataaatattgaaaagtatAGAGCACAAAGTCAAAATAAAgggtcaaaaatattttaaatatttcttctcagtatttaaaaacacaaataaaaatagaacataattattttatccttaaaatatcagaaaatgtttaattaatcttaattttaattctgtaTGAGTATctattgaaaattgttattatgcataaataatttatgttctctgaattataaaaagaattatGGCAAGTTATAGGAGGAAAATTTGGCAAAATATGCATGCAAATATATGCAcagaatataacaaaaatatgcgtaaaaaaacaaaaatatgccaaaaaaatcaaaaatatgcataacatgttttaataagaacgaaaaaaaataattaaataaaaataaaaataatataatataatacaatttattaacaaacatCAAAATTTCAGTATCTAATTGACAACTTCTTGGTTCAACgtctgtatatataaaataataatatgataatatatagcatTAAATACCTAACTGTTTTCGGCCAGCCaaaaaccttttttatttagtatctaGGTGCGCGATGTACAGTATATACATACCAGTGTCTaggtaagtattatattattgtattataatattatattatatttcgatttaagtataatatttgattaaaatttttaatttaagtataatcttcgacaatattaactaaatatgcATTCTTAGAAAATGTACCAGAATGtgcaaaaatgaaataatcaataaatctgAAAGtagtatctaaaaaaataaaaagtcagATGAAGAACGGTATACCTGCTTTAGTGATAAAATGATGTAAGTAGGTACATTGACTTTCAATGTCCAAATTCATTTGGTTTTGTTTGTGTTTTTTAGGAAtcatttgacaaaataaacttaaagatTTTAGTATTTGAGGTGGGGATAAATgtgttttagaataataatataaaattaatttaattaattaattcaatagaaACGTTTTCGAATGACAATTTTgtagtttcataaaaatatatttttaaagagttTCATTAATCGAAGGTTCCACTGtactttaaactattaaattataattattagttgcttattagttatttaagagTTTATGGGTATTTAgctattgttttttgttaacttatttatttattaaatatataatgcattttaataatttttatatttcattacctAATACCTGTTGATACATTTTCAGTTTTctgatacaataattaataggtattccACAGTTATAGATAactgtttgtaaaatatgaaggtttatatttaaatcgcCTTAAGGTTTAAGTGGATGTCTGCGCGTACAAGTGTTTCTacctatttgttttctttcttTGATTCACGTGCAATATAgcaaatttttgttcaataaaattaatcttttgATGTTAGTTTTAGTATTAGAGTATATTAGTGTTTTTCAAACTGGGTGCCGCGGCACACTGGTGAGCCGCAAGTATCCACTAAGTGTGCCGCGGTTTTTCCATAAATTACCGATTGCGTTGAGTTGTGATATAAGAAAATGCGAGTAACGccacgaattaaaaatatttatcagccCATCAATcacatatttcttattaaatgtatttataattataattaatttaaaacagttttgtatctaaaaaaaaggTCAGTGTGCCGAGAAAATTTTTTGAAGTGTACGGTGTGccgtgtataataaaagtttgaaaaccaCTGGAGTAGATCAACAAATGAACAAACTAAGTGTATCCAAAATCATTATCTATGTTTGTACGTTAggatttttacgatatttcaatttttgacttataacttataagtagatatacaaattattaaaattaaaaatgctcacatctcatttttattttattatataacatacaatatagtttGTACTGCCGACACTGCATAGATATATTGtgcttattttttatctttaaattagttaataggTCATATCATTCTAATACTAAATCTAATAGCACAAAGTTGGTtttgctgaacgcaaattGTCCATGTTGCACGTGGatcagagagagagagaaagaaaacaaatagtgCGCCGCTAACGTCCTCTTAAGGATACTCGAAtataaaccatataatataattatatatttcatat
This sequence is a window from Rhopalosiphum maidis isolate BTI-1 chromosome 1, ASM367621v3, whole genome shotgun sequence. Protein-coding genes within it:
- the LOC113560299 gene encoding lipopolysaccharide-induced tumor necrosis factor-alpha factor homolog yields the protein MSVDISEMTTSQLQIHSTIPNLLGPKSISTLCTICDKHIRTNISKKTKSSAKWSCLLTSICAFLIPWCMNSYNVVDHECPQCNTILGQYTP